The Myxococcales bacterium genome includes a region encoding these proteins:
- the aspS gene encoding aspartate--tRNA ligase: MSEFLKDLKRTHDCGALRASDDGQRVNLFGWVSNRRDHGGCVFIDLRDRGGITQVVFEPTYDAEAHRLSGELRSEYCIGLSGIVRSRGGANNPNLPTGEIEVHCDKLTIFSKSETPPFEIADGITTNENIRLKHRALDLRRPGLQKNFIVRSKIYQTARNTLAKHSFLEIETPFMVKYTPGGARNFLVPSRLNPGSFYALAESPQIFKQLFMVSGFDRYFQIVRCFRDEDLRQDRQPEFTQIDLEMSFVNEVDVQTVIEDLVANLWKDVLGIEVPRPFARMPYPEAMSKYGSDKPDLRFDLPLTDVTSAVRATDGGGIAMFKTALEAKRPATDPAVVKLWRLPAEQANKLSRTEVDKLEEFVKGFGAKGLARARLGEGGAWTQTPLKTVSDDLRLQINAAAGATDGDLLFFQFGSRKLANTVLGALRLHLAEKMGLIPDKVWKFCWITEFPLFEGSDDGRLVAAHHPFTSPVEEDLPRLESDPASVRARAYDLVLNGNEIAGGSIRIHQADVQARVFRALGLSDEDAQQKFGFLLDAFRYGPPPHGGIAAGLDRLAMLMCGAESLRDVIAFPKTQKGTDLCTDAPSQVSNKQLEELHIALRTS; this comes from the coding sequence ATGTCCGAGTTTCTGAAAGACCTGAAGCGAACGCACGACTGTGGTGCCCTGCGGGCCTCCGACGACGGCCAGCGGGTGAATCTCTTCGGGTGGGTGAGCAACCGCCGGGATCACGGTGGCTGCGTCTTCATCGATCTGCGGGACCGGGGCGGCATCACGCAGGTGGTGTTCGAGCCGACGTATGACGCAGAAGCGCATCGCCTTTCGGGAGAGCTCCGCTCCGAGTACTGCATCGGCCTTTCGGGCATCGTGCGCAGCCGCGGGGGGGCCAACAACCCCAACTTGCCCACCGGCGAGATCGAAGTTCACTGCGACAAGCTCACCATCTTCTCGAAGTCCGAGACGCCTCCCTTCGAGATCGCGGACGGTATCACGACGAACGAGAACATCCGGCTCAAGCACCGCGCGCTCGATCTGCGCCGCCCCGGCCTGCAGAAGAACTTCATCGTTCGGTCCAAGATCTATCAGACGGCCCGCAACACCCTCGCGAAGCACAGTTTTCTCGAGATCGAAACGCCGTTCATGGTCAAGTACACGCCCGGAGGCGCACGCAACTTCCTCGTGCCGTCACGCCTCAACCCAGGCAGCTTCTACGCGCTCGCAGAATCGCCGCAGATCTTCAAGCAGCTATTCATGGTCTCGGGGTTCGATCGCTATTTCCAAATCGTCCGCTGCTTCCGTGACGAAGATTTACGTCAGGATCGACAGCCCGAGTTTACACAGATCGACCTCGAGATGAGCTTCGTCAACGAGGTCGACGTGCAGACCGTCATCGAGGACCTGGTCGCGAATCTCTGGAAGGACGTTCTCGGCATCGAGGTACCTCGTCCGTTCGCCCGCATGCCCTACCCAGAAGCGATGTCGAAGTACGGCAGCGACAAGCCGGATCTGCGCTTCGACTTGCCTCTCACCGATGTGACCTCTGCCGTGCGCGCGACCGACGGGGGCGGCATCGCCATGTTCAAGACCGCCCTCGAGGCCAAACGCCCCGCCACCGATCCCGCCGTGGTGAAGCTGTGGCGTTTGCCCGCCGAGCAGGCCAACAAGCTCTCACGCACCGAGGTCGACAAGCTCGAAGAGTTCGTGAAGGGATTCGGGGCCAAGGGATTGGCCCGGGCACGCCTTGGTGAAGGCGGCGCCTGGACGCAGACGCCTCTCAAGACCGTGAGCGACGACCTTCGGCTGCAGATCAACGCGGCCGCTGGCGCAACCGACGGGGATTTGCTCTTCTTCCAGTTCGGCTCGCGCAAGCTGGCGAACACCGTGCTCGGAGCGCTTCGCCTTCACCTGGCCGAAAAGATGGGGCTCATTCCGGACAAGGTCTGGAAGTTCTGCTGGATCACCGAATTCCCTCTCTTCGAGGGCAGCGACGACGGCCGCCTGGTGGCAGCCCACCACCCCTTCACCTCGCCCGTGGAGGAAGACCTGCCGCGGCTCGAGTCGGATCCGGCCTCCGTGCGCGCCCGCGCTTACGATCTGGTGCTCAACGGCAACGAGATCGCAGGCGGGTCCATCCGTATCCACCAGGCTGACGTGCAGGCCCGCGTCTTTCGGGCCTTGGGCCTGTCCGACGAGGATGCTCAGCAGAAGTTTGGGTTCCTCCTGGACGCGTTCCGCTACGGCCCTCCTCCGCACGGCGGCATCGCCGCGGGCCTCGACCGCCTCGCCATGCTCATGTGCGGAGCTGAATCGCTGCGCGACGTGATCGCGTTCCCCAAGACGCAAAAGGGCACCGATTTGTGTACGGACGCGCCTTCGCAGGTATCTAATAAGCAGCTCGAAGAGCTTCACATCGCGCTGCGTACCTCCTGA
- a CDS encoding glycerol-3-phosphate dehydrogenase/oxidase, producing the protein MTHAAPSPHSLASADRAQLLARLARERFDVVIVGGGATGAASARDAALRGLKTALVERGDFASQTSSASSQLIHGGIRYLQYGNFGLVFEGLAERRRLMRAAPHLCRPVDFVFPGYAGTKPSLGTIGLGIRLYNLLALGRPPSKRERLSPERLGSLAPRLRRDGLQGAQVYQDCQTDDARLVLENVLDAESAGAVCLNHVEASPWRRDERGFSISVRDRLHEGAPFEVHGRMVVNATGPFSDAYAGTRKLRPTLGVHVVLPAERLPTAGRVFVLNAPRDGRLFFVIPAGARTYVGTTDTDWQPPRDTTEPGRGVHARRSDVDYLLEAANAAFPEARLTHADVISTWAGLRPLVASQDDTPSATSREHEIDFEAGALTITGGKLTTMRKMAEETVDRLVAWGARRGLSAIPRACRTRTRALPGGGAWTALPEALPEEVRTHLHLRYGSRAEAVARLALSEPDLAQPLTPDLPELWAEAVFAIDHERAETVEDVLRRRLSMFRYARDQGLEAAPRVAALLAAKKGSSPQTQSAWIEAYARAVASTRSWKEE; encoded by the coding sequence ATGACCCACGCCGCTCCTTCTCCGCACTCACTCGCTTCCGCCGATCGCGCCCAGCTCCTGGCGCGGTTGGCCCGCGAGCGCTTCGACGTTGTCATCGTGGGAGGGGGGGCCACAGGAGCGGCCTCGGCCCGAGACGCGGCCCTGCGAGGCCTCAAGACGGCGCTCGTCGAGCGGGGAGACTTCGCTTCGCAAACCTCGTCCGCCTCGTCGCAGCTCATTCACGGGGGCATCCGCTACCTGCAATACGGCAACTTCGGCCTGGTCTTCGAGGGCCTTGCGGAACGGCGCCGGCTCATGCGGGCGGCCCCGCATCTCTGCCGGCCCGTGGATTTCGTGTTCCCGGGCTATGCCGGTACGAAGCCGTCCCTGGGTACGATCGGACTCGGCATTCGCCTTTACAACTTGCTCGCGCTCGGCCGGCCGCCGAGCAAACGCGAACGACTGTCCCCCGAACGCCTCGGGTCGTTGGCGCCCCGGCTCCGCCGCGACGGCCTGCAAGGTGCCCAGGTCTACCAGGACTGCCAAACCGACGACGCCCGCCTGGTCCTGGAGAACGTTCTTGATGCCGAGAGCGCAGGCGCCGTATGCCTGAACCACGTGGAGGCCTCCCCGTGGCGACGCGACGAACGTGGGTTTTCGATTTCCGTTCGTGATCGCCTTCACGAGGGCGCGCCCTTCGAGGTGCACGGCCGTATGGTCGTCAACGCCACAGGCCCGTTTTCCGACGCCTACGCCGGCACCCGGAAGCTTCGCCCGACGCTTGGTGTCCACGTGGTGCTCCCCGCCGAGCGACTCCCCACGGCAGGCCGCGTGTTCGTGCTCAACGCACCCCGGGACGGCCGCCTGTTCTTCGTGATCCCGGCGGGTGCACGCACCTACGTCGGTACGACGGACACGGACTGGCAGCCCCCGCGGGACACGACCGAGCCCGGCAGGGGCGTGCACGCTCGTCGCAGCGACGTTGATTACCTGCTGGAGGCGGCCAACGCCGCCTTCCCCGAAGCACGGCTTACACACGCCGATGTGATTTCCACCTGGGCGGGGCTGCGGCCTCTGGTCGCGTCCCAGGACGACACCCCATCCGCCACGTCGCGGGAACACGAGATCGACTTCGAAGCCGGCGCCCTCACGATCACAGGGGGCAAGCTGACGACGATGCGGAAGATGGCCGAAGAGACTGTGGACCGGCTGGTGGCGTGGGGAGCGCGCCGCGGCCTCTCCGCGATTCCGCGAGCCTGCCGCACGCGCACGAGGGCACTGCCGGGCGGGGGGGCCTGGACCGCCTTGCCCGAGGCTCTGCCTGAGGAGGTCCGCACGCACCTGCATTTGCGTTATGGCTCCCGGGCCGAAGCCGTGGCCCGTTTGGCGCTGTCAGAACCCGACTTGGCGCAGCCCCTCACGCCCGACCTACCGGAACTCTGGGCGGAAGCCGTGTTCGCCATCGACCACGAGCGGGCCGAGACCGTCGAAGACGTACTGCGGCGCCGCCTCTCGATGTTTCGCTACGCACGTGACCAGGGCCTCGAGGCCGCCCCCCGCGTGGCCGCGCTGCTCGCAGCGAAAAAAGGGTCTTCGCCGCAGACCCAATCCGCCTGGATCGAAGCCTACGCGCGCGCCGTCGCCTCCACCCGTTCGTGGAAAGAGGAGTGA
- a CDS encoding PAS domain-containing protein, with protein sequence MTQTPKPELDDRTMVLVSVAKRQWERTFDAISEPLMIIDAQYVVRRANLALADDLGAPVQAVVGRRCHELRAESSRAFPGAREGPCASCPVERARRDGAARIAEIESENGRTYRIHTYPFEDADEPLSICRYRDVTEERNLARQLSHAEKLAAIGRLAGGVAHEINNPLGGILAFTQILQRPDITDDERTEYLAEIEKMALRCKAIVQSLLRFARQGPATVRGPVNLNDVISESLRFSPYKFGARDVAIVSSLAPNLPPILGSPNQLEQILINLLSNSVDAIVSQRPGASGRVEVSTRCEGEDVVLELRDDGPGIPEAALEKLFDPFFTTKDEGKGTGLGLAVTYAIVEEHGGRIRASNLPGGGALFSVSFPSLPRARD encoded by the coding sequence ATGACGCAAACGCCCAAACCCGAGCTCGACGATCGCACCATGGTTCTGGTTTCCGTGGCCAAGCGCCAGTGGGAGCGGACTTTCGATGCCATCAGCGAGCCCTTGATGATCATCGATGCTCAGTACGTGGTTCGTCGAGCGAACCTTGCGCTCGCAGATGACCTGGGGGCACCGGTGCAAGCCGTGGTGGGGCGCCGCTGCCACGAGTTGCGGGCCGAATCCTCCCGTGCTTTTCCCGGTGCGCGCGAGGGGCCGTGCGCAAGCTGCCCCGTCGAGCGTGCACGCCGAGACGGGGCAGCTCGTATTGCCGAGATTGAATCGGAAAACGGACGGACTTACCGCATCCATACCTACCCGTTCGAGGACGCCGACGAGCCCCTCAGCATTTGCCGCTATCGAGACGTGACCGAGGAACGCAACCTTGCGCGGCAGTTGAGCCATGCGGAGAAGCTCGCAGCGATCGGGAGGTTGGCGGGAGGGGTGGCGCACGAGATCAACAACCCCCTCGGGGGCATTCTTGCGTTCACGCAAATCCTCCAGCGCCCCGATATCACGGACGACGAGAGAACGGAGTACTTGGCCGAGATCGAGAAGATGGCGCTGCGGTGCAAGGCCATCGTTCAATCCTTGCTGAGATTCGCGCGGCAGGGGCCTGCCACCGTCCGAGGGCCCGTCAACCTCAACGACGTCATCTCCGAATCGCTACGCTTTTCGCCCTACAAATTCGGGGCCCGCGACGTGGCCATCGTATCCAGCCTGGCGCCCAACCTCCCCCCGATCCTGGGCAGCCCCAATCAGCTCGAGCAGATTCTCATCAACTTGCTGTCGAACAGCGTGGACGCCATCGTGTCACAGCGGCCTGGCGCCAGTGGCCGCGTGGAGGTGAGCACCCGTTGCGAGGGGGAGGACGTCGTGCTCGAACTCCGCGACGATGGCCCTGGGATACCGGAGGCCGCCCTCGAGAAGCTCTTTGATCCCTTCTTCACCACGAAGGACGAAGGCAAAGGCACGGGGCTGGGTCTGGCCGTGACGTACGCCATCGTCGAGGAGCACGGGGGGAGAATCCGGGCTAGCAACCTTCCGGGGGGGGGCGCCCTGTTCTCCGTCAGCTTTCCTTCGTTGCCGCGCGCGAGAGACTGA
- a CDS encoding phosphoglycerate kinase — MAVRKLSDLDLTGRRVFVRVDFDVPLTPAGGVADGTRIDQGLPTLRHLLELGCRVVLGAHLGRAHGRPDPKLTMEPVAAYLAAALRRDVMLTDEPVGDGAKKVVADLREGTLAVLENLRFAPGELANDEGFSRALAGYADVYVNDAFGAAQHAHASTVGMVRHFSERGMGLLMERELQVLGQMRDDVYRPSFAVLGGAHVGEKLALLEGLLDRIDAVYVGGALANTFLRARGAELGRSLRDDDKLATARVVLKKADDRGVHVHLPRDFVAAAGVRSDDGRVVPALEVPEDLAALDIGPETRRRYAEDLARARTVFWNGPMGAFEHAPFAEGTFEVARAISRTVGSLTVVSGGDTALAVRRAGVVDKLSLVSTGGGATLRYLERKPIPALDALGL; from the coding sequence ATGGCCGTCCGTAAGCTTTCAGACCTCGACCTCACCGGTCGCCGGGTGTTCGTCCGCGTTGACTTCGACGTGCCATTGACCCCCGCGGGTGGGGTCGCCGACGGCACGCGCATCGACCAGGGATTGCCAACTCTTCGCCACCTGCTCGAGCTCGGATGCCGGGTGGTGTTGGGGGCGCACCTGGGCCGGGCGCACGGGCGTCCTGACCCCAAACTCACGATGGAGCCGGTGGCGGCCTATCTAGCCGCCGCTCTGCGGCGAGACGTCATGTTGACCGACGAGCCCGTGGGCGACGGCGCCAAAAAGGTGGTGGCCGACCTGCGCGAAGGAACGCTCGCCGTACTCGAAAACCTTCGCTTCGCCCCCGGTGAGCTTGCCAACGACGAGGGCTTCTCCCGTGCTCTGGCCGGATACGCCGACGTTTACGTCAACGACGCGTTCGGGGCCGCCCAGCACGCTCACGCCTCGACCGTAGGAATGGTTCGCCACTTCAGCGAGCGAGGCATGGGCCTGCTGATGGAGCGGGAGCTCCAGGTGCTGGGTCAGATGCGCGATGACGTCTACCGCCCCTCCTTCGCGGTACTGGGAGGGGCTCACGTCGGTGAAAAGCTGGCATTGCTCGAGGGCTTGCTCGATCGCATTGACGCCGTGTACGTCGGAGGCGCTTTGGCAAACACCTTCCTGCGTGCGCGCGGCGCCGAGCTCGGTCGTTCCTTGCGCGACGATGACAAGCTTGCCACCGCCCGGGTCGTGTTGAAAAAGGCCGATGATCGGGGTGTACATGTTCATTTGCCGCGGGACTTCGTGGCCGCGGCGGGCGTTCGCAGCGACGACGGGCGGGTGGTGCCAGCGCTCGAGGTGCCGGAAGACCTGGCCGCGCTCGACATTGGACCCGAGACGCGACGCCGCTACGCCGAAGACCTGGCCCGGGCACGCACGGTGTTCTGGAACGGCCCCATGGGGGCCTTCGAGCACGCACCCTTCGCCGAAGGCACGTTCGAGGTCGCCCGAGCAATCTCCCGCACGGTGGGCTCGTTGACCGTGGTCAGCGGAGGGGACACGGCTCTCGCGGTGCGGCGTGCAGGTGTGGTGGACAAGCTTTCGCTCGTCTCCACGGGAGGGGGCGCGACCCTCCGCTACCTCGAACGCAAGCCCATCCCGGCGCTGGACGCGCTCGGCCTCTGA
- the tpiA gene encoding triose-phosphate isomerase, whose protein sequence is MSTPRVRPFFCGNWKLFGTLADSVALASGVRDGVAGVGGVDVGVAPGFLALRTVVEALQGSGLKVAAQNGYWEEKGAFTGEASMGQIADAGAGCVIIGHSERRTLFGETDQMVNRKTKAALTKGLQPIVCVGETLEERDGNKTLDVVGRQVDAAFADIAPTEIVKCVVAYEPVWAIGTGRNATPEQAVEVHQFIRQRLSTLIGDKALQFCIQYGGSVKPENVASLLSQPEINGALVGGASLTVASFVDLVKKGTEACSRS, encoded by the coding sequence ATGAGCACTCCCCGCGTACGTCCCTTCTTCTGTGGAAACTGGAAGCTGTTCGGCACGTTGGCCGACTCCGTGGCGTTGGCCTCCGGCGTGCGCGACGGCGTGGCTGGCGTAGGCGGCGTCGACGTGGGCGTGGCGCCGGGCTTCCTCGCGCTGCGTACCGTGGTGGAAGCGTTGCAGGGCAGCGGCCTGAAGGTGGCCGCCCAAAACGGGTACTGGGAAGAAAAAGGCGCCTTCACGGGCGAGGCCTCCATGGGCCAAATCGCCGATGCCGGCGCGGGCTGCGTGATCATCGGCCATTCCGAGCGCCGCACCCTGTTCGGCGAGACCGATCAGATGGTGAACAGAAAAACGAAGGCAGCGCTCACCAAGGGCCTGCAGCCGATCGTGTGCGTGGGCGAAACCCTCGAAGAGCGCGACGGCAACAAAACGCTCGACGTGGTGGGTCGCCAGGTGGATGCCGCCTTCGCTGACATCGCCCCCACCGAGATCGTCAAGTGCGTGGTGGCCTATGAGCCCGTCTGGGCGATCGGAACGGGACGAAACGCCACGCCGGAACAGGCCGTGGAAGTCCACCAGTTCATTCGCCAGCGGCTGTCGACCCTCATCGGCGACAAGGCTCTTCAGTTTTGCATCCAGTACGGTGGCAGCGTAAAGCCCGAGAACGTGGCGAGCCTGCTGTCGCAGCCCGAGATCAACGGGGCCCTCGTCGGGGGCGCCTCCTTGACCGTGGCTTCTTTCGTCGACTTGGTGAAAAAGGGCACAGAGGCATGTTCACGGTCCTAA
- the secG gene encoding preprotein translocase subunit SecG gives MFTVLTILHVFICLFLILVVLLQAGKGGGMGIGFGSATSQTVFGGSGAGNFLSRMTAVVATLFIVNSLALAYLSTQRDSPRLRAIAAEKQKAQEADEAAKEKLLKDVEKAKSSAASEAAGNTPAESNEATSAPASEAPVEGQAPAEPPAPAEPPAPEAPPAEPGSK, from the coding sequence ATGTTCACGGTCCTAACGATTCTTCACGTCTTCATCTGCTTGTTCTTGATCCTGGTCGTGCTGTTGCAGGCCGGCAAGGGTGGCGGTATGGGCATCGGCTTCGGCAGCGCCACCAGCCAAACGGTGTTCGGTGGATCGGGAGCGGGAAACTTCCTGTCGCGCATGACCGCAGTCGTGGCGACTCTGTTCATCGTCAATTCTCTGGCGCTGGCGTACCTGTCTACCCAACGGGACTCCCCGCGGCTGCGCGCCATTGCGGCTGAGAAACAGAAGGCCCAGGAAGCCGACGAGGCGGCCAAGGAAAAGCTCCTGAAGGACGTCGAGAAGGCCAAGTCGTCAGCCGCCTCCGAGGCAGCTGGCAACACGCCCGCCGAGAGCAACGAAGCCACGTCCGCTCCCGCTTCCGAGGCTCCGGTGGAAGGTCAAGCGCCCGCCGAGCCCCCTGCGCCCGCCGAGCCGCCAGCGCCCGAGGCGCCGCCTGCCGAGCCGGGTAGCAAGTAG
- the dapF gene encoding diaminopimelate epimerase encodes MSSVPFTKVEGLGNDFVVVDLRPGKPAAEARDAVTAPSAVRSICDRHFGVGGDGVLAILPSEQGDARMRVLNADGSEAEMCGNGIRCVAKVLFEDNPDLRKDVLRIETGAGVLACAVDAKAAEVNTVAVEMGKPRLARAEIPMGGTAGELAVRTRMSLADKDFVFTAVSMGNPHAVIFVDDPAADLRAMAATFGPRIENAPLFPKRTNVEFARVRGQEIDLVVWERGCGITLACGTGACATAVAAYLEGRLPANQEVPVHLPGGTLFIRVDTAPQDRDTTADLAPRGVRMRGPARRVFNATLPLPVVR; translated from the coding sequence ATGAGCAGTGTTCCGTTTACCAAGGTGGAGGGGCTGGGAAACGACTTCGTGGTCGTAGATCTGCGTCCTGGCAAGCCTGCCGCGGAAGCACGTGACGCGGTGACCGCACCCTCCGCGGTGCGATCCATTTGCGACCGCCACTTCGGCGTCGGGGGCGACGGCGTCCTGGCCATCCTGCCGAGCGAGCAGGGCGACGCCCGCATGCGGGTACTCAACGCTGACGGCAGCGAGGCCGAGATGTGCGGCAACGGCATCCGGTGTGTCGCGAAGGTCTTGTTCGAGGACAACCCCGATCTCCGCAAGGACGTCTTGCGCATCGAGACGGGTGCCGGCGTGCTCGCGTGCGCCGTCGACGCCAAGGCGGCCGAGGTGAACACGGTAGCGGTCGAGATGGGCAAGCCCCGCCTGGCGCGCGCCGAGATTCCGATGGGCGGGACGGCGGGTGAGCTGGCCGTTCGGACCCGGATGTCGCTTGCCGACAAAGACTTCGTCTTCACGGCCGTGTCCATGGGCAATCCCCACGCCGTCATCTTCGTCGACGACCCTGCGGCCGACCTGCGCGCGATGGCGGCGACCTTCGGGCCTCGCATCGAAAACGCCCCGCTTTTCCCGAAACGAACCAACGTGGAGTTCGCCCGCGTGCGCGGCCAAGAAATCGACCTGGTGGTCTGGGAGCGAGGCTGCGGCATCACGCTGGCTTGCGGTACCGGCGCCTGCGCCACGGCAGTGGCCGCGTACCTCGAAGGACGGCTGCCGGCAAACCAGGAGGTCCCGGTACACCTCCCTGGGGGAACTCTCTTTATTCGGGTCGACACGGCACCGCAAGACCGGGACACGACCGCCGACCTTGCGCCTCGCGGCGTGCGTATGCGAGGCCCCGCCCGCCGGGTGTTCAACGCCACGTTGCCGTTGCCGGTTGTGAGGTGA
- the ruvB gene encoding Holliday junction branch migration DNA helicase RuvB — protein MISPDGADSSDEEQREELALRPQSFDEFVGQRKVAENLHVYVEAAKRRSDVLDHVLLSGPPGLGKTTLAHVIAHEMGTEARVTSGPSLERKGDLAGILTSLGRGDVLFIDEIHRLSPVIEESLYPAMEDYKIEIVTGTGAGASAITVPLEKFTLVGATTRTGQLTSPLLSRFGIVERFSYYDPDELMAIVLRSARILGIPIDDDGAAELGRRARGTPRIANRLLHRVRDFAEVRGDGRITASAADYALFRLEIDRAGLDAGDRRLLHTIIERFDGGPVGVESLAAALAEDRDTLEYVYEPYLIQEGFLTRTRQGRMAARRAYEHLELPPPAPKGGAQGTLF, from the coding sequence ATGATCTCGCCTGACGGCGCGGACTCGTCCGACGAGGAACAACGTGAGGAGCTTGCGCTCCGGCCCCAGTCGTTCGACGAGTTCGTGGGGCAGCGCAAGGTGGCCGAGAACCTTCACGTCTATGTCGAGGCCGCCAAGCGGCGCAGCGACGTGCTCGACCACGTGCTGCTTTCGGGGCCGCCGGGTCTAGGCAAGACCACCTTGGCCCACGTCATCGCTCACGAGATGGGGACCGAGGCCCGCGTAACCTCGGGACCCTCTCTCGAGCGTAAGGGCGATTTGGCAGGCATTCTCACGTCGCTCGGGCGGGGAGACGTGCTCTTCATCGACGAGATTCACCGCTTGTCTCCGGTGATTGAAGAGAGCCTGTACCCGGCCATGGAAGACTACAAAATCGAGATCGTCACCGGCACCGGGGCAGGCGCCAGCGCCATCACGGTGCCTCTCGAAAAGTTCACGCTCGTGGGCGCCACCACCCGCACGGGGCAACTCACGTCGCCGCTCTTGTCGCGGTTTGGCATCGTCGAGCGGTTCAGCTACTACGACCCGGACGAACTCATGGCCATCGTGCTGCGCTCGGCGCGCATCCTCGGCATTCCGATCGATGACGACGGCGCTGCCGAGCTCGGGCGGCGCGCGCGCGGCACACCTCGCATCGCCAATCGGCTCTTGCACCGCGTGCGTGACTTCGCCGAGGTCCGGGGCGACGGTCGCATTACGGCCAGCGCAGCGGACTATGCCCTCTTCCGCCTCGAAATCGACCGGGCGGGCCTGGATGCCGGCGATCGCCGCCTGCTGCACACGATCATCGAGCGCTTCGACGGAGGCCCCGTGGGGGTGGAATCACTTGCCGCGGCGCTCGCCGAGGACCGCGACACCCTCGAGTACGTCTACGAGCCCTATCTCATCCAGGAGGGCTTTCTCACTCGCACAAGGCAGGGCCGCATGGCGGCCCGCCGCGCGTACGAACATCTCGAGCTGCCTCCCCCTGCGCCCAAGGGCGGCGCGCAGGGGACGCTGTTTTGA
- the ruvA gene encoding Holliday junction branch migration protein RuvA, with the protein MIAFLRGLVIERNADQVILDVGGVGYLVTVTARALRGLPSDRDKEAKLHVYTHASQDSPYQLFGFPDAQERRLFETLISVQGVGPRVAIAILSHIELGELVRAVTASDVKRLTQVKGIGKKIAERLCVELRDRIGAASSGLSATGAGASFASPLAAPVGPVSEVQGALLALGFTAAEIGPVLPRLDAAKTTPDLIKDALALLRKG; encoded by the coding sequence GTGATCGCGTTCTTGAGGGGCCTGGTCATCGAACGCAACGCCGACCAGGTGATCCTGGACGTGGGGGGCGTGGGCTATCTGGTGACGGTCACGGCACGGGCGCTTCGGGGGCTGCCTTCGGACCGCGACAAGGAAGCCAAGCTGCACGTTTACACCCACGCCTCGCAAGACAGTCCGTATCAGCTCTTCGGCTTTCCCGACGCCCAGGAGCGACGTTTGTTCGAGACGCTCATCTCCGTACAAGGGGTGGGGCCGCGGGTTGCGATCGCCATTCTCTCGCACATCGAACTTGGTGAGTTGGTGCGCGCGGTGACGGCGAGCGACGTCAAGCGCCTCACGCAGGTCAAGGGCATCGGCAAGAAGATCGCCGAGCGTTTGTGTGTGGAGCTGCGGGATCGCATTGGCGCCGCCAGCTCTGGCCTGTCGGCAACGGGGGCAGGGGCAAGCTTCGCCTCGCCGCTTGCCGCACCGGTGGGGCCCGTCAGCGAGGTCCAAGGTGCGCTCCTGGCGCTTGGCTTCACGGCCGCAGAGATTGGGCCGGTGCTTCCGCGCCTCGACGCGGCCAAGACCACGCCCGATCTCATCAAAGACGCGCTGGCGCTGCTGAGAAAAGGCTGA
- the ruvC gene encoding crossover junction endodeoxyribonuclease RuvC: protein MTASVARKTMASSRAPGRVAREPEASLRILGIDPGTLRMGYGVVERVGPGRVAYVECGVIAAPASRDRLERLGLIGQSLRELIDELRPHAVALEEAFYGKNVQSTLALGEARGVSIFVAAQAGLSVTGYAPAKVKNTIVGSGRATKTQVSYLVRALLGLRRDPEPDAADALAIALCHARSVDFATKVPGPARTRAASRSGAMKGTTGKRERS, encoded by the coding sequence ATGACCGCCTCCGTGGCGCGAAAAACGATGGCGTCCTCCAGGGCCCCCGGTCGCGTCGCTCGGGAGCCCGAGGCATCTTTGCGGATCCTCGGCATCGACCCGGGTACGTTGCGTATGGGCTACGGGGTGGTCGAGCGCGTAGGCCCGGGGCGAGTGGCCTACGTGGAATGTGGGGTGATCGCCGCGCCCGCGTCGCGGGATCGCCTGGAGCGGCTCGGCCTCATCGGGCAGAGTCTGCGTGAGCTCATCGACGAGCTGCGGCCCCACGCGGTGGCTCTCGAAGAGGCCTTTTACGGGAAAAACGTGCAATCCACGTTGGCGCTCGGGGAAGCCCGCGGGGTTTCCATCTTCGTGGCCGCGCAGGCCGGCCTGTCGGTGACGGGTTATGCTCCCGCCAAGGTCAAAAACACCATCGTGGGCAGTGGGCGGGCCACCAAGACCCAGGTCAGCTATCTGGTGAGAGCGCTCCTTGGGTTGCGGCGTGACCCAGAACCCGATGCGGCCGACGCCCTGGCCATTGCTCTCTGTCACGCGCGCAGCGTGGACTTTGCGACAAAGGTGCCTGGCCCAGCACGGACGCGCGCCGCCTCGCGCTCCGGGGCTATGAAGGGGACCACGGGCAAGAGGGAGCGGTCGTGA